CTTGTAGAGCGAGCTGACGTGCTTGACTTCGTGGACGAGCCCGCCAAAGGCCCAGTAACGCTCGCTGTCGAGCTGAGCGAAGGCGGCGGCACTCATGCGCACCAGTTCCATTTCGTTGGACGAGGCGCATTCCTCGCGGGGGAGGGTATGGTCTCCTCCCCATACGAACGCACGGATGCCGTTGAGCAATGGGTCCACCACCACGACGACCCGGCCATCGCCGTTGACGTCGCTCGTGCCGCCGAAGTAGCGCTCGATCACGGGGGCTCCGTAGTCCGCGTAGTAGGCGATGATCCGGTCGGCGTTGGCCCTGGAGATGCCTGCCTCTTCGCCTGCGTCTTCGTAGACGGCAATGTGGCGGTTCTGAGTGACCAGGCGGGCCTCGAGGGTGGTGTAGGTATCGCAGCGGTCCCATGGTTCGGCCGTCGGATTGTACAGACGGAACGTGCGTGTCGACGGGATCCGCCCTGCATCAGCGGCCACCGTTCCACCGACCCAGGGTGAGCGGTCGGGCAGGATCTCCAGACGACCATCCACCGACAGGCGCGAGAAGAGCTCGTCTTCCTGCCGTCGTATCTCTCGATGGAGCGCCGCGTTGGCGCGCTCGATCTCCTGGATCTCCTGCAGTTCACGGGCGGAGATGGCCTGACGGAGCGCGCGCGAGGCCGAGGCCCGGGGAGCGATCGGTGCCCGCGCCGGTGCCGCGACGGCAGCGGCCCCACTGTCCGCGGCATCCGGCTCGACGTGCAGCGCCACCGGCATGATGGCGGCGCTCCCGCCATCGGTTCCCGCCAGCGTAACCCGGTAGTACGCGCCTGCCCGGGGCGCGCGCACGTAGAAGCCGCATCCACGCATCGCGTCCTCTTCCAGAATCCGCACTTCCCCCAGCTCCAATCCGAGTGGAGCATCGCACGCGCGCAACGTGAACTCGCGAACCGCTTCCCCGCCCTCCGAATCGGCGAGCCGCACCTCGAGCACGACGGTGGCCGTATCCTCCGGAACGCCGCTAATGGTCCCGCGGGGATCGAACGCAAGGCCCGCGGGCAGGCTGCCACCCTCCCCGAGGCTCCACGCATACCCCTCGGTGGAGCCGCCCCTGGCGCGCAGGCGGACGAAGTAGGGGAGCGTAAGCCGCGCCCGCGAAAGGGAGTCGGTCTCTATGGTCAGGGGCAGCCGCTCCCCTGTGGCCCGGAACTGCGCAGTCACGCTCCCCGCGCTGGCGGCCAGCGTGTGCGCGGTGGCCGTGCCCAACGTCCAGGTGGTCTGGGCGAGGCCGGCGGGGTTGGTGACGGCCGACGCGGGCATCACGGAACCGCCGCCCGAAGTGACCGCGAACCGCACCTGAACCAGCCCGGCCGGATGTCCGTTGGCATCCGTCACGCGCACCACGGCCGCGACCGGCAGCGCCTCGCCGATGAAGCCCGCCTGGAGGTCGCCGGCCACCTTTTCGACTGCCTGCGGCTCCTGGGCCACCGTCACCTGGATTCTCGAGTTGAGCGTTCCGGAGGCGGCGGTCACGGTCGCTGTCCCCGCAGCGACCGCCGTGGCCACCCCGGTGCCGAAGTCGACCATGACGGTCCCGGGCCGGTCGCTCGTCCACGCCACCCGCTGGCCGGACACCGGATCGCCGTAGTGGTCGACCACCTCCGCCTGCAGTTGCCGGGTCTGGCCGATGGCGGTCAGCGTCAGGTCGGCGGGGGACACGACCAGGGTGGCGGGGATTCCGGGCGGCGGCCCCGCCGGCTCGTCGCTGCAGGAAAGCAGCACGGCCACGCAAAGACACGCGCGAAGCGGGCTTGGCAGCAAGATGGGAAGTTGCGTCAGGACTCGATGGGGCATGGACCTAAGATAGGGAAACCCACGGTTCGGGCACGTTCGCGCGATGCGCTCGCAACCGCGCCGCTACCCAGCCAGCACCGCCCCGCCGTTGACGTTCAGGATCTCGCCGGTGACGTGCCGGCCCAGCTCGGAGCAGAGGAAGACCACCGGGCCCGCCACGTCCTCTGCGGTCGCGATGCGCCCGATGGGGATGGCGGCGGCGATCCGCTCCCGACCGCCGTTCCGGAAGGCGGTAGCCGACATCTCCGTGTCCACCCAGCCCGGCGCGACGCAGTTGACCGTGATGCCCCGGGGCGCGAGTTCGATGCAGAAGCTCTTCACGAACGAGCCCATCGCGCCCTTGGCCGCGGCGTAGTCGGCGTGATACGCCTCACCCCGCTGCCCGGCCGTGCTGCCGATCAGCACGAGCCGGCCGTCAGCCCGCAGCAAGCGCGCGGCGCTCCGGCAGGTGTAGAACACAGAGTGCAGGTCGGCCGCCATGGTCTCGTGCCAGCGCTCGTCGCTGATCTCCGCCACCGGAGTATCGGCAGTCGGCCAGATCCCGTGGTTGCCGACAAAGATGTCGAGGCCGTCGAATTCGCGCGCCGCCCTCGCGAACAGCGCATCGGCAGCTTCCCGCCGGGACAGGTCGCCCGCCGCCGTCCAGGCCGCCACGCCGTGACCCCGCACTTCCGCGGCAACCGCCTCCGCCTCGTCGCGGCGGCTGCGGTACGCGATGCCCACGGACGCCCCGGCCCGCGCCAGCTGCAGCGCGACCGCCTTTCCGACGCCGCGGGATGCGCCTGTGACCAGGGCGTTCCGCCCACGCAGATCGATCAGATCGTTCATCAGAGTCCCAGCCTTCAGTGCAGGTCTCGCGATTTCACCACGGGCTCCACCCGTCGGACGGCCGCATTGGGCGTTACTCCCACCGATAGCCGAATCGAAGGTAATAGAACCCGCCGTTCGACCCGAACGGCGAATTGGGACCGTATCGATTGCCCGAAAAGACGGCGTTGGCGTTCTCCTGCGGATAGTGGTTGAGGGCGTTCTGCCCCCCGACCGTCACGGTCGCCGCTTCACTCAACGAATACGACGCCTCCAGGTCGACGAGATGATTGCCGCCGTAGGACGTATCATCTCTCGAATCGAACCAGCCGGCGTAGTAGCTGAGCCGCGCCAGCAGGCGCACGCCGCCGAGGGCATGCTTGCCGGTCACCAGCCAGCGGTATCTCGGGAGGCCTTCCTGCAACTGCCTGATGCGGGTGTCGTTCACCACATCGGGATCGTACCGGGTGACGCGCGTATCGGTGTGATTGAAGGCCAGGCTGAGCTCCGTATCGCTGGACGAGGGAGGCGCCCAGGTCGCAACGATGTCGATCCCATGCGTGCGGGTCTGGAAGTCGTTGGTGAAGAAACGGAAGTTCTGCAGATTGGTCGCGCTCGAGATGCCTTCCGCGACAAGCTGGGTCTTCTGGACGTCGGTCAACTCGAACGACTGGGTGAGCGCCAGGCGGTCGGAGACGCGCACGTGGAAGTAGTCCGCGGTAAGCTGAAAGGCACCCACCCCGACTACCGCACCCAGCGCCAGGTTGCGCGACTTCTCCGCGTCCAGCGGCTCCCCGCCGTTCAGCTGGGCGACCCGCGAAGTCGAGGGGATGGTGCCGTTGTTTACCAGGTCGCGCAGCTCGCGGTTGAACTGGGTCGACACGTTGAAGGCGTTCTGCTGGCCGGGGGTCGGAGCCCGGAAGCCGGTGCTCAGGCTGCCGCGCAGCGCAAACCCCTCCGCGAGCGCGTAGCGGGCGGCGAGCTTTCCGTTCAGGGTGGCGCCGAAGTCCTCGAAGTTCTCGAAGCGGAGCGCTCCCCCGAGGTTCCAGCGGCCATCCGCCGGATCGAGCACTTCAGCGTCGCCATAGAACGCGAAGTTGATGCGGTGCCAGCCCCCGGCCGCGATCGTGCTGAAGCCGGGAAAACCGTTGGACCCCGCGCTGAACCCCTGGGGCGCGTAGGGCCCGATGACCCAGGACTCGTCCTGGCCCAGGCCGATGGTGAAGTGCTCGTCGCGCCATTCTGCGCCGGCGGCGAGGTTGACCATGTCGCTTGCGGCGTATCCCAGATCGACGTTGACGCCGACTTCCTCCTGCCGGTACAGGCCGGGGTCGAATTCGTCGGGCGTGTCGGGGCCCAGCGAGGCGTTGACGGTGTTGAAGATGAAGAAGTCCACCTCGTTGGCACCGTAGCTGGCGCTGGCGTCCCAAAGCAGCCCGTCCGCGGTCTGGCCCTTCACCCCGGCGACCACGGAGGCGTCGGTGACGTCGGCTCCGAACTGGGGCGTGAACCCGCCGGGGAACCTCTTCTGGAAGGTGAAGCAGTTCGGGTCGGCCATGACCCGGGCGAGTGCGGCCTGGTCGGGCAACCCGTCGTTCACCCGGACGGTGGGACATCCCGCCGACCCGTCCAGCACTCCGTCCTTGGCGTCGAGCACATCTCCGATGAGAAGAGTCTCGCCCCCGTCGATGCTGAAGACGGCCGCGCGCGTGTTGGGGTTGCGGAAGAAAAAGCCGCCGGTGACCCGTTCGCCGGCGTAGTTGGCGTGCCCGTACAACTGCGTGCCGCCGCGCAGCAGGTGGCCGAAGTTGCCCCACAGCTTGAAGTCGTCCTCGATCTTCGGGGAACCCCAGATCTGCGCGGGATCGCGGACGTGCGTGTTTCCCACCGACGTCAGCAGAGCGGCGTCCGAGCGCTGCACGCTGCGGCTGGTCGCGTCCGCGCTCCCGTACTCCGCGCTCAGGTTCGCGAACCCGAACGCGCCGACCGGCAGCCCGATGTTGCCGGACACGGTGTACGACTCGCCCCCGCCGTCCGCGAATCCTCCCCCCCGCATCTCGATCCCGCCGCCCGAACGATCGTTCCTGAGCTGGAAGTTCATGACTCCGGCGATGGCGTCAGAGCCGTATTGTGCCGAGGCTCCGTCGCGGAGGACCTCGGCCTGGCGCAGCGCGATGGCCGGGATGCTGGACAGGTCCGGTCCCTGGGCGCCGTCGGAAACCCCGTTGCCGATCCACAGGATGGCCGCCGCGCGGTGGCGCCGCTTTCCGTTGACCAGCACGAGCGTGTGGTCGGGCGCCAGCCCGCGCAGGTTGGCCGGGCGGACGATCTTGGCCGCGTCGCCAGTGGCCTGCGGGTTGATGTTGTAGGAAGGCACCACGGTCCGCAGCAGGTCGGCCACGTCGGTGTCGCCCTGGTCGACGAAGTCCGAGGGCGGGATGGCGTCGATGGGCACCATGGACTCGGTGACCGTGCGAGGCCGTGCCCGGGTGCCGATGGCGACCACCCCCTCCAGGGCGATGGCCTCCTGTGCCAGCACCATGTCCAGCCGGGTCGTCACGGCGTCGGTGACCACCACTTCGCGACGCTCCGTGTGGTAGCCGATGAGCCGGATCTCCACCGCCCGGGTGCCCGCCGGGATGCCCGCGATCCGGTAGTGGCCCTCCGCGTCGGTGATGCCCCCGGTCCCGAGTTCCGGCAGCGAGATCTGGACGCCGGCAAGGGACCGCCCGGTGGCCACGTCGCGCACCTGTCCTTCCAGCGCACCCTGCGCCGACAGTGCTTCCGCGGGCCCGAGGAGGAGGGCGGAGACCTGGAGAAAATGCTTCAAGATTCGCCTGCTCATGGGGCGAGGCTCCCTTCTTCCGATGTAAGGTGCGGACACGTTGTCGCTGAAGCGGAAACGGGTCCAGGCATCGTTGCTGTCACAAGCTCACGTCCAGCGTCACGGAGTGGTTACTTGCGCGAACCCCCGGGGGATCCCATTGTGACGGATTGCTTTGCCTGTTTGTCCCTGCCGTCCAGTGTCGCGGGGCCTCCTTCCCGCGATGGCGGGAGAGCCTACCCCGACCGCCCGGCGCCGTTGTTCCCGCCAGCCGTATCCCCTTCCGAGGAGTTGCCATCGACTGACTCGGTACCGAACCAACCAGCGGCCCCTCCGGGGACGTACGGCATGCTTCGCGTGCACGGCGAGCCCGGTCGAGCGTTCTTCCGGCAGGTTTACTCCAGGAAGGAGGCAATGTGGACAGGAATTTTGCAATTGGAACCGTCGCGGTTGCCGTCGCGCTGCTGGTTCTCGGCTACGTCGAGGGCGCGGTAGGTGTCGGAGAAGCGGCCAACCTTGACCTCAACGGTATCCTTGGCCTCCTCTTTGCTGGAGCATTCTACACTCTTGTCCTTGGCTGGAGGGGCGTTGGCAACGCCTAGGACGGCTTCAAGGGCGGAGCGGTGCTCGGCGCCGTGATGAGCTTGATGAGCAATGGCATCATGAGCGGCGATGCGGTGATGGCACTCGTGGTTGCGGCGGTTGTGACGGGTATAGTCGGTGCCGTGCTGGGTGTTCTCGCGGGCAGAGGAAGTTCCGGCTGATCTCGATCCCTTAGGATGGCGGCGGCCGCGTCCCGCAGGGGCCGCCCGGACGCTTGGGGCGCGGCCGCCGATCCAGACTTCACCACTGTACCGCAGTCCCGGACCGCCCCTCCTTCCCGGTCGTTCCGGTCAATTCGCTTGCTTCGGTGGCTTTCCCCGGGTAGCGTGCGCCCTCCCCGAGTCCCGCGCGCTGCTCCTCGAAGAAGGAATCCTACGATGTACCGCTCTCCCCGTGTCTTGCTCGTCGCCCTGACCACATCTTCCGTCCTGGCTCTCGCGGGCTGCGGTCCGGCCACCCAGGCCTCGCCCGCAACAGCAGTCACCGACGGACCCTCGCATCCCGGGGTCGACGCCGTGTTCGCGGATCTGGACCGTGACGGCCCGGGTGCGGCGGTCGGAGTCCTGCTCGCGGGTGAAATCGTCCATCGCGCGGGATACGGCATCGCGCACCTCGACCACGGCGTCCCGATCACGCCCGGGACGGTGTTCGACATCGCCTCCATCTCCAAGCAGTTCGGCGCCATGGCGGCCCTCCTCCTCGAAGCCGACGGAAGGCTCGACCTGGACGAGGACGTGCGTGCCTACGTTCCCGAACTCCCCGACCTCGGGGTCCGGATCACACCGCGGCATCTCATCCACCACACCAGCGGGATTCGCGACTGGGTGCACGTCATGTCGCTGGCCGGGCTCGAGAGAAGCGACGTCATCTCCTTCGACCGGATCCTGCGCATGCTCTTCGAGCAGCAGGCGGTCAACTTCGATCCCGGTGCCGAGTACGCCTATTCCAACACGGGGTACAACCTGCTCGCCCGGGTGATCGAGGCGCAGTCGGGGCTGAGCTTCCGCGAGTTCACGCGGCGGCGGATCTTCGAGCCCCTGGGGATGAGCCGCACGCATTTCTCGGACGATCATCTGGAGGTCGTGGCGGGACGTGCCGAGTCCTATTCGCCGGACGGGGACGCGGGCTTCGTGCGCCAGCCCAACCAGCTCACGGCGCTGGCCTCGAGTTCGCTCAACACCACCATCGACGACTTCATCCTGTGGATGCAGAACTACGAAACCGGCGAGGTCGGAGGCGAGGAGTTGGTGAGGACGATGGTCGAGCAGGGCGTGCTGAACGACGGCGAGACGCTGGCGTACGCGCATGGGCTCACCATCGGCGCTTATCGGGGGCTGCCCAACTTCGGCCACGGCGGGTCCTGGGCGGGATACCG
The genomic region above belongs to Gammaproteobacteria bacterium and contains:
- a CDS encoding serine hydrolase; the encoded protein is MYRSPRVLLVALTTSSVLALAGCGPATQASPATAVTDGPSHPGVDAVFADLDRDGPGAAVGVLLAGEIVHRAGYGIAHLDHGVPITPGTVFDIASISKQFGAMAALLLEADGRLDLDEDVRAYVPELPDLGVRITPRHLIHHTSGIRDWVHVMSLAGLERSDVISFDRILRMLFEQQAVNFDPGAEYAYSNTGYNLLARVIEAQSGLSFREFTRRRIFEPLGMSRTHFSDDHLEVVAGRAESYSPDGDAGFVRQPNQLTALASSSLNTTIDDFILWMQNYETGEVGGEELVRTMVEQGVLNDGETLAYAHGLTIGAYRGLPNFGHGGSWAGYRTNFVRFPEQDLSIAVFCNVSDCDPAGRARRVAEVFAGEAMGPEPEPVGSAEITDAPPPMPTEAQLREYAGRYRSPELDMTYEIVVDRGGLVARHWRTGPSALAPAGEDAFSGNPRLFPELRFRRDGSGRVVAFTVTGGRVRDLIFERVGG
- a CDS encoding Ig-like domain-containing protein, whose amino-acid sequence is MAVLLSCSDEPAGPPPGIPATLVVSPADLTLTAIGQTRQLQAEVVDHYGDPVSGQRVAWTSDRPGTVMVDFGTGVATAVAAGTATVTAASGTLNSRIQVTVAQEPQAVEKVAGDLQAGFIGEALPVAAVVRVTDANGHPAGLVQVRFAVTSGGGSVMPASAVTNPAGLAQTTWTLGTATAHTLAASAGSVTAQFRATGERLPLTIETDSLSRARLTLPYFVRLRARGGSTEGYAWSLGEGGSLPAGLAFDPRGTISGVPEDTATVVLEVRLADSEGGEAVREFTLRACDAPLGLELGEVRILEEDAMRGCGFYVRAPRAGAYYRVTLAGTDGGSAAIMPVALHVEPDAADSGAAAVAAPARAPIAPRASASRALRQAISARELQEIQEIERANAALHREIRRQEDELFSRLSVDGRLEILPDRSPWVGGTVAADAGRIPSTRTFRLYNPTAEPWDRCDTYTTLEARLVTQNRHIAVYEDAGEEAGISRANADRIIAYYADYGAPVIERYFGGTSDVNGDGRVVVVVDPLLNGIRAFVWGGDHTLPREECASSNEMELVRMSAAAFAQLDSERYWAFGGLVHEVKHVSSLYKRVRHSLGVAAGTSPDFHPTWIEEGTAEIAKEMSSRLAWEAAGGPAVHARVTGEELEAGINGSYPEVYGIVNLIGRTASAFAWFTDRPNAVTFQPRDRGNVYGSGWHYHRFLRDWFGAAGSSPAGDEAFVTALNDSLTAPGLSGIESVSGLSFGDLLTQHAVAMSVAGAEDRLADGVPRFSSYDFPEVGEFAPSLNAPGHYPWPVTRTGSSDDTAVLWADFSVGRPFRGELTGSGVRFHDFRAAERGASATFLVEVGAHDFDVRVIVARIPDPAGS
- a CDS encoding TonB-dependent receptor, with amino-acid sequence MSRRILKHFLQVSALLLGPAEALSAQGALEGQVRDVATGRSLAGVQISLPELGTGGITDAEGHYRIAGIPAGTRAVEIRLIGYHTERREVVVTDAVTTRLDMVLAQEAIALEGVVAIGTRARPRTVTESMVPIDAIPPSDFVDQGDTDVADLLRTVVPSYNINPQATGDAAKIVRPANLRGLAPDHTLVLVNGKRRHRAAAILWIGNGVSDGAQGPDLSSIPAIALRQAEVLRDGASAQYGSDAIAGVMNFQLRNDRSGGGIEMRGGGFADGGGESYTVSGNIGLPVGAFGFANLSAEYGSADATSRSVQRSDAALLTSVGNTHVRDPAQIWGSPKIEDDFKLWGNFGHLLRGGTQLYGHANYAGERVTGGFFFRNPNTRAAVFSIDGGETLLIGDVLDAKDGVLDGSAGCPTVRVNDGLPDQAALARVMADPNCFTFQKRFPGGFTPQFGADVTDASVVAGVKGQTADGLLWDASASYGANEVDFFIFNTVNASLGPDTPDEFDPGLYRQEEVGVNVDLGYAASDMVNLAAGAEWRDEHFTIGLGQDESWVIGPYAPQGFSAGSNGFPGFSTIAAGGWHRINFAFYGDAEVLDPADGRWNLGGALRFENFEDFGATLNGKLAARYALAEGFALRGSLSTGFRAPTPGQQNAFNVSTQFNRELRDLVNNGTIPSTSRVAQLNGGEPLDAEKSRNLALGAVVGVGAFQLTADYFHVRVSDRLALTQSFELTDVQKTQLVAEGISSATNLQNFRFFTNDFQTRTHGIDIVATWAPPSSSDTELSLAFNHTDTRVTRYDPDVVNDTRIRQLQEGLPRYRWLVTGKHALGGVRLLARLSYYAGWFDSRDDTSYGGNHLVDLEASYSLSEAATVTVGGQNALNHYPQENANAVFSGNRYGPNSPFGSNGGFYYLRFGYRWE
- a CDS encoding SDR family NAD(P)-dependent oxidoreductase, with the translated sequence MNDLIDLRGRNALVTGASRGVGKAVALQLARAGASVGIAYRSRRDEAEAVAAEVRGHGVAAWTAAGDLSRREAADALFARAAREFDGLDIFVGNHGIWPTADTPVAEISDERWHETMAADLHSVFYTCRSAARLLRADGRLVLIGSTAGQRGEAYHADYAAAKGAMGSFVKSFCIELAPRGITVNCVAPGWVDTEMSATAFRNGGRERIAAAIPIGRIATAEDVAGPVVFLCSELGRHVTGEILNVNGGAVLAG